One part of the Solea solea chromosome 1, fSolSol10.1, whole genome shotgun sequence genome encodes these proteins:
- the tal1 gene encoding T-cell acute lymphocytic leukemia protein 1 homolog isoform X1: MTHSQNGSTYTVTSTTRLDRSRRLKRVKMMEKRKPELRPGPGSPDAESGPGMREDRSIISRQNGCKEDTKPKREERGEEARGGCFKRIEETDDVPLQNSSNGTNISIIINGVAKETASHNALDLKREVPVIELSRRDAIKAVERRTESHLVPITELRRPPPLPLPPPHRDDARMVQLSPNAFPVPARAMLYNLAQPLAAINSLGGESEQYSMYPSNRVKRRPAPYEVELDEGRRILDLYKYAGQPKIVRRIFTNSRERWRQQNVNGAFAELRKLIPTHPPDKKLSKNEILRLAMKYISFLSNLLEDQDGGRNVSSTTDGENGLLVGSHEGGPPSGPHQDTVVGLARDDLLETMSPGSSCGSLPDGDAEGSPESFMEDQDSPPAPRTLTASRGTALHLGARDLRRNGRPLDGSSRR, translated from the exons ATGACCCACTCACAAAATGGCTCCACTTACACAGTAACATCAACAACACGGCTGGATCG GAGTAGAAGACTCAAGCGGGTGAAAATGATGGAAAAACGGAAGCCGGAGCTACGTCCTGGTCCTGGAAGTCCCGATGCAGAGTCCGGTCCTGGAATGCGGGAGGACCGCTCCATCATCTCCAGGCAGAACGGCTGCAAGGAGGACACGAAGCcgaagagggaggagaggggggaggaggcaAGGGGAGGGTGCTTCAAGAGGATAGAAGAGACGGATGACGTTCCGCTGCAGAACTCGAGCAACGGGACcaacatcagcatcatcatcaatGGCGTTGCCAAGGAAACTGCCTCTCACAACGCCCTTGACCTGAAAAGGGAAGTGCCGGTGATCGAGCTCTCCAGGAGGGACGCTATAAAAGCGGTGGAGCGCAGGACTGAAAGCCATTTGGTGCCGATCACGGAACTTCGCAGACCTCCACCGCTGCCGTTGCCTCCGCCGCACCGAGACGACGCTCGAATGGTCCAACTGAGTCCAAACGCGTTTCCTGTCCCGGCCCGGGCGATGCTCTACAACCTGGCGCAGCCTCTCGCCGCCATCAACAG TCTTGGAGGGGAGTCGGAACAGTACAGCATGTACCCCAGCAACAGGGTAAAGCGCCGCCCGGCGCCATATGAGGTTGAACTCGACGAGGGTAGGCGCATTTTAGATCTTTATAAGTATG CTGGACAGCCCAAGATTGTCCGTCGCATCTTCACCAACAGTCGTGAACGTTGGCGACAGCAGAACGTAAACGGGGCATTTGCGGAGCTCCGCAAACTCATCCCCACTCACCCTCCAGACAAGAAGCTGAGTAAGAACGAGATCCTTCGCCTTGCGATGAAGTACATCAGCTTCCTCTCAAACCTCCTTGAAGACCAAGATGGAGGGAGGAACGTTAGCAGCACAACTGATGGGGAAAATGGGCTGCTGGTTGGATCCCATGAGGGGGGCCCTCCGAGTGGACCACATCAGGACACAGTGGTGGGTCTGGCCAGGGATGACCTTCTGGAAACAATGTCGCCAGGCTCCAGCTGTGGAAGCCTGCCTGATGGCGATGCTGAGGGCAGTCCTGAGAGCTTCATGGAGGACCAGGACTCACCTCCAGCTCCAAGGACTTTAACAGCTTCTCGTGGGACTGCACTGCATCTCGGTGCTAGAGATCTGAGACGCAATGGACGCCCATTGGACGGCTCCAGTCGCcgatga
- the tal1 gene encoding T-cell acute lymphocytic leukemia protein 1 homolog isoform X2: MTHSQNGSTYTVTSTTRLDRSRRLKRVKMMEKRKPELRPGPGSPDAESGPGMREDRSIISRQNGCKEDTKPKREERGEEARGGCFKRIEETDDVPLQNSSNGTNISIIINGVAKETASHNALDLKREVPVIELSRRDAIKAVERRTESHLVPITELRRPPPLPLPPPHRDDARMVQLSPNAFPVPARAMLYNLAQPLAAINSLGGESEQYSMYPSNRVKRRPAPYEVELDEAGQPKIVRRIFTNSRERWRQQNVNGAFAELRKLIPTHPPDKKLSKNEILRLAMKYISFLSNLLEDQDGGRNVSSTTDGENGLLVGSHEGGPPSGPHQDTVVGLARDDLLETMSPGSSCGSLPDGDAEGSPESFMEDQDSPPAPRTLTASRGTALHLGARDLRRNGRPLDGSSRR; encoded by the exons ATGACCCACTCACAAAATGGCTCCACTTACACAGTAACATCAACAACACGGCTGGATCG GAGTAGAAGACTCAAGCGGGTGAAAATGATGGAAAAACGGAAGCCGGAGCTACGTCCTGGTCCTGGAAGTCCCGATGCAGAGTCCGGTCCTGGAATGCGGGAGGACCGCTCCATCATCTCCAGGCAGAACGGCTGCAAGGAGGACACGAAGCcgaagagggaggagaggggggaggaggcaAGGGGAGGGTGCTTCAAGAGGATAGAAGAGACGGATGACGTTCCGCTGCAGAACTCGAGCAACGGGACcaacatcagcatcatcatcaatGGCGTTGCCAAGGAAACTGCCTCTCACAACGCCCTTGACCTGAAAAGGGAAGTGCCGGTGATCGAGCTCTCCAGGAGGGACGCTATAAAAGCGGTGGAGCGCAGGACTGAAAGCCATTTGGTGCCGATCACGGAACTTCGCAGACCTCCACCGCTGCCGTTGCCTCCGCCGCACCGAGACGACGCTCGAATGGTCCAACTGAGTCCAAACGCGTTTCCTGTCCCGGCCCGGGCGATGCTCTACAACCTGGCGCAGCCTCTCGCCGCCATCAACAG TCTTGGAGGGGAGTCGGAACAGTACAGCATGTACCCCAGCAACAGGGTAAAGCGCCGCCCGGCGCCATATGAGGTTGAACTCGACGAGG CTGGACAGCCCAAGATTGTCCGTCGCATCTTCACCAACAGTCGTGAACGTTGGCGACAGCAGAACGTAAACGGGGCATTTGCGGAGCTCCGCAAACTCATCCCCACTCACCCTCCAGACAAGAAGCTGAGTAAGAACGAGATCCTTCGCCTTGCGATGAAGTACATCAGCTTCCTCTCAAACCTCCTTGAAGACCAAGATGGAGGGAGGAACGTTAGCAGCACAACTGATGGGGAAAATGGGCTGCTGGTTGGATCCCATGAGGGGGGCCCTCCGAGTGGACCACATCAGGACACAGTGGTGGGTCTGGCCAGGGATGACCTTCTGGAAACAATGTCGCCAGGCTCCAGCTGTGGAAGCCTGCCTGATGGCGATGCTGAGGGCAGTCCTGAGAGCTTCATGGAGGACCAGGACTCACCTCCAGCTCCAAGGACTTTAACAGCTTCTCGTGGGACTGCACTGCATCTCGGTGCTAGAGATCTGAGACGCAATGGACGCCCATTGGACGGCTCCAGTCGCcgatga